The Microbacterium maritypicum genome contains a region encoding:
- a CDS encoding FKBP-type peptidyl-prolyl cis-trans isomerase, producing the protein MRKRPLIVLSTVAAATLLLAGCAGGAAPESSGTPSPTASSGCLLNAQPGATSDAVVVDGEGLDAKVTVPVDAPFADVERTIISKGDGDEVVANDLVGVKFQIIEAATGEIVDSSARSDGGEASVLLDQNNASLFIAALECQPLGTQVVLALPGKVFGDGGTAKVVYAEAVEQLPEVATGTPVDPTPGMPTVKLDDKGAPTVTIPDGEAPTETKVAVLKQGDGATVASGDLVVVQYLGVKWSDGTEFDSSWSRDAAPAQFQTTGVVAGFQKALEGQQVGSQVIVVMPPSDGYGASEGHELQKESLVFVVDILATTPVQQQQ; encoded by the coding sequence GTGCGCAAGCGTCCGCTCATCGTTCTGTCCACCGTCGCCGCGGCGACCCTTCTGCTGGCGGGCTGTGCCGGTGGCGCTGCGCCGGAGAGCTCCGGCACGCCTTCGCCGACCGCGTCCAGCGGATGTCTGCTGAACGCGCAGCCCGGCGCGACGTCCGACGCGGTCGTCGTCGACGGCGAAGGCCTCGACGCGAAGGTCACCGTCCCCGTGGACGCGCCGTTCGCCGACGTGGAGCGCACGATCATCTCCAAGGGCGACGGCGACGAGGTCGTCGCGAACGACCTCGTGGGCGTGAAGTTCCAGATCATCGAAGCCGCGACGGGTGAGATCGTCGACTCCTCGGCTCGCAGCGACGGAGGGGAAGCCTCCGTCCTCCTCGACCAGAACAACGCTTCGCTGTTCATCGCAGCACTCGAGTGCCAGCCCCTCGGCACCCAGGTGGTCCTGGCGCTTCCCGGCAAGGTCTTCGGCGACGGCGGCACAGCCAAGGTCGTCTATGCCGAAGCGGTCGAGCAGCTCCCGGAGGTCGCGACGGGAACGCCGGTCGACCCGACCCCGGGCATGCCGACCGTCAAGCTCGACGACAAGGGCGCCCCGACCGTGACGATCCCGGACGGCGAGGCGCCGACCGAGACCAAGGTCGCCGTCCTCAAGCAGGGTGACGGCGCGACGGTCGCCTCGGGCGATCTCGTCGTCGTGCAGTACCTGGGCGTCAAGTGGTCCGACGGCACGGAGTTCGACTCCAGCTGGAGCCGTGACGCCGCCCCGGCGCAGTTCCAGACCACTGGTGTCGTCGCAGGCTTCCAGAAGGCTCTCGAGGGCCAGCAGGTCGGCTCTCAGGTCATCGTCGTGATGCCGCCGTCGGACGGTTACGGCGCGAGCGAGGGACACGAGCTCCAGAAGGAGAGCCTCGTGTTCGTCGTCGACATCCTCGCCACGACCCCGGTCCAGCAGCAGCAGTAA
- the dxr gene encoding 1-deoxy-D-xylulose-5-phosphate reductoisomerase: MRRVIVLGSTGSIGTQALDVIRANPRRFELVGLAAGSNAEMLEAQAAQFQVESTALGAVEAEQLVRDVEADVVLNAITGSIGLGSTLAALKAGRTLALANKESLIVGGDLVLAAAAPGQIVPVDSEHSALAQALLAGTHAEVRRLVVTASGGPFRGRSRTELTQVTPAEALAHPTWDMGRMVTTNSATLVNKGLEVIEAHLLFDIAYDDIDVVVHPQSIVHSMVEFIDGSTIAQASPPDMRLPISLGLDWPHRVGGVGRPLDWSSATSWTFEPLDAEAFPSVALAKAVGRAGGTFPAVYNAANEQAVDAFHEGRLSFLGIVDTIARVIDAHDAPDALTVETLAAAESWARATADRMIAAV, encoded by the coding sequence ATGCGTCGCGTCATCGTCCTCGGCTCCACCGGCTCCATCGGCACCCAGGCACTGGATGTGATCCGGGCCAACCCTCGTCGATTCGAGCTGGTCGGTCTCGCCGCCGGTTCGAACGCAGAGATGCTGGAGGCACAGGCCGCGCAGTTCCAGGTCGAGTCCACCGCTCTCGGAGCCGTCGAGGCCGAGCAGCTCGTCCGCGATGTCGAAGCCGACGTGGTGCTCAACGCCATCACCGGCTCGATCGGGCTCGGCTCGACCCTCGCGGCGCTGAAGGCGGGCCGCACACTCGCCCTCGCGAACAAGGAGTCCCTCATCGTGGGCGGCGACCTCGTGCTCGCCGCGGCAGCTCCCGGTCAGATCGTCCCTGTGGACTCCGAGCACTCCGCGCTCGCGCAGGCGCTGCTCGCCGGCACTCACGCAGAGGTGCGGCGGCTCGTGGTGACGGCATCCGGCGGTCCGTTCCGCGGACGCAGCCGCACGGAACTGACCCAGGTCACCCCGGCGGAGGCGCTCGCGCACCCCACGTGGGACATGGGGCGCATGGTCACGACGAACTCCGCGACCCTGGTGAACAAGGGACTCGAGGTGATCGAGGCGCACCTGCTCTTCGACATCGCGTATGACGACATCGACGTCGTCGTGCATCCGCAATCGATCGTGCACTCGATGGTCGAGTTCATCGACGGCTCCACGATCGCTCAGGCCTCGCCGCCCGACATGCGCCTGCCGATCTCTCTCGGTCTGGACTGGCCGCACCGTGTCGGCGGTGTCGGACGACCGCTGGACTGGTCGTCCGCCACCTCCTGGACCTTCGAGCCGCTCGATGCAGAGGCCTTCCCGTCCGTGGCGCTGGCGAAAGCCGTCGGACGCGCGGGCGGTACGTTCCCCGCCGTATACAACGCGGCCAACGAGCAGGCCGTCGACGCGTTCCATGAGGGACGGCTCTCGTTCCTCGGCATCGTCGACACGATCGCCCGTGTCATCGACGCGCATGATGCGCCGGACGCGCTCACGGTCGAAACTCTTGCCGCGGCCGAATCCTGGGCGCGTGCGACCGCCGACCGCATGATCGCGGCCGTCTGA
- a CDS encoding Mur ligase family protein → MSIEQQPSLPPVLRPANPPRRELSELASRFARTVRGDVDGIALTGITLATADLRPGEAFVAIQGVNRHGADFAVTAAEKGAVAVITDEAGAEIAEAAGLPILVVDDPRAVLGDLSAWVYGTGAGDPLPLLFATTGTNGKTSVSHLLEGILDQIGVVTGLSSTAERHIAGEVIVSRLTTPEASEMHALLALMRERAVEAVAVEVSAQALSRHRVDGIRFDVAGFTNLSHDHLDDYADMDEYFEAKLPLFRPDRAERGVICLDSPSGAIVVDRAEIPVVTVGTPSIAADPEAATAADWVVVIDEERAAGTTFTMTGPAGSLTTTVPVIGPHMAANAALAIVMLLEGGYAWDRIVEALTRDGGIRAYLPGRTQLVSGATGPAVFVDFGHSPDAFEKTLAAVRRVTPGKVLMLFGADGDRDASKRFDMARTAVEGSDILVVTDHHPRFEDPASIRATLIEGARKARPDAEIHEASPPENAIVTAVGLVGDGDAILWAGPGHQDYRDIRGVRTPYSARELARRALRAAGWPVPDSRWPVPYPDED, encoded by the coding sequence ATGTCGATTGAACAACAACCGAGCTTGCCTCCCGTGCTCCGCCCCGCGAACCCGCCCCGGCGTGAGCTGTCCGAACTCGCTTCCCGTTTCGCCCGCACCGTTCGCGGTGACGTCGACGGGATCGCCCTCACCGGCATCACCCTCGCGACGGCGGATCTCCGCCCCGGCGAGGCGTTCGTCGCGATCCAGGGCGTCAATCGGCACGGTGCGGACTTCGCCGTCACCGCCGCCGAGAAGGGCGCCGTCGCCGTCATCACGGACGAGGCCGGCGCGGAGATCGCAGAAGCGGCGGGACTCCCGATCCTCGTGGTCGATGACCCTCGCGCTGTGCTCGGCGACCTCAGCGCGTGGGTCTACGGCACCGGAGCAGGCGACCCGCTCCCGTTGCTGTTCGCGACGACCGGAACCAACGGCAAGACCAGCGTCTCCCACCTGCTCGAAGGCATCCTGGATCAGATCGGCGTCGTCACCGGACTCTCCTCCACCGCCGAACGTCATATCGCCGGCGAGGTCATCGTCTCGAGGCTGACCACCCCCGAAGCCTCCGAGATGCACGCACTGCTGGCACTCATGCGCGAACGTGCGGTCGAAGCCGTCGCCGTCGAGGTCAGCGCGCAGGCGCTCTCCCGTCACCGCGTCGACGGCATCCGGTTCGACGTCGCCGGCTTCACCAACCTGAGCCACGACCACCTCGACGACTACGCCGACATGGACGAGTACTTCGAGGCGAAGCTGCCGCTGTTCCGCCCCGATCGTGCCGAGCGCGGCGTCATCTGCCTCGACTCCCCCTCGGGGGCGATCGTCGTCGACCGTGCCGAGATCCCTGTCGTCACGGTGGGCACTCCGTCCATCGCCGCAGACCCCGAGGCCGCGACCGCCGCGGACTGGGTCGTCGTCATCGACGAGGAGCGGGCAGCCGGCACCACGTTCACGATGACCGGCCCCGCCGGTTCCCTCACGACCACGGTCCCGGTGATCGGGCCGCACATGGCCGCCAACGCGGCCCTGGCGATCGTGATGCTGCTCGAAGGCGGCTACGCCTGGGATCGCATCGTCGAGGCGCTCACCCGCGACGGCGGTATCCGCGCCTATCTCCCCGGTCGCACCCAACTGGTCTCCGGAGCGACCGGCCCCGCCGTGTTCGTCGATTTCGGTCACTCCCCCGACGCGTTCGAGAAGACGCTCGCCGCCGTCCGCCGAGTGACCCCGGGCAAGGTGCTGATGCTGTTCGGTGCCGATGGCGACCGCGATGCGAGCAAACGCTTCGACATGGCGCGCACCGCTGTCGAAGGCAGCGACATCCTCGTGGTCACCGACCACCACCCGCGCTTCGAGGACCCTGCCTCCATCCGGGCGACTCTCATCGAAGGCGCCCGCAAGGCACGACCGGATGCCGAGATCCACGAGGCCTCGCCGCCCGAGAACGCGATCGTCACCGCGGTCGGACTCGTGGGCGACGGCGATGCGATCCTCTGGGCAGGCCCCGGGCATCAGGACTACCGGGACATCCGCGGGGTCCGCACGCCCTACTCGGCACGCGAGCTCGCCCGCCGGGCACTGCGCGCCGCCGGCTGGCCGGTGCCCGACTCGCGCTGGCCGGTGCCCTACCCCGACGAGGACTGA
- a CDS encoding YcnI family copper-binding membrane protein: MSRNTRTRRLSLAALGVLGGATLALAVPAMAGAHVGVSPDELAAGDHGVLTFSFSHGCENSPTTALRITMPEGLTSVAPTMDSNWNIEVERGDDGLVSAVTYTAVAPVPTDLRGAVSMGVGLDENTPDTLAFPVVQECVEGSTEWTQLAENGEDPHSLDAPAPVVSVTAAAAGGHGEHAETEDADKGDEATATSAVSDPLGVALGAGGLVAGFAALVVAILAYRRRA; the protein is encoded by the coding sequence ATGTCCCGCAACACCCGTACCCGTCGTCTCAGCCTTGCCGCCCTCGGCGTCCTCGGCGGAGCCACCCTCGCCCTCGCTGTCCCCGCCATGGCCGGCGCCCACGTGGGCGTCAGCCCCGACGAGCTCGCCGCAGGAGACCACGGCGTGCTCACCTTCTCGTTCTCCCACGGCTGCGAGAACTCCCCCACCACCGCCCTGCGCATCACGATGCCCGAGGGCCTCACCTCGGTGGCACCGACCATGGACAGCAATTGGAACATCGAGGTCGAACGCGGTGATGACGGCCTCGTCAGCGCCGTGACGTACACCGCCGTCGCGCCGGTGCCCACCGACCTTCGCGGCGCGGTGAGCATGGGAGTCGGCCTGGACGAGAACACGCCCGACACGCTGGCGTTCCCCGTCGTGCAGGAGTGCGTCGAGGGTTCGACCGAGTGGACGCAGCTCGCCGAGAACGGCGAGGACCCGCACAGCCTCGACGCACCCGCCCCGGTCGTCTCCGTCACCGCGGCCGCCGCCGGCGGGCACGGCGAGCACGCCGAGACCGAAGATGCCGACAAGGGCGACGAGGCCACCGCCACGTCCGCGGTCTCCGACCCCCTGGGGGTGGCTCTCGGCGCCGGCGGTCTCGTCGCCGGCTTCGCCGCCCTCGTGGTCGCGATCCTCGCCTACCGACGCCGCGCCTGA
- a CDS encoding M50 family metallopeptidase: protein MEFLLYLAGILFMLIGLGLSIGLHEVGHLVPAKLFGVRVGQYMIGFGPRLWSRRIGETEYGFKLLPLGGFISMSGMYPASKSSGPASGVFRSLIQDARSANDETIAEGAEDRVFYRLPVWKRVVVMLGGPAMNLVLATVIFTVLLSGIGLQQGTTTIASVTECVVPAGSTATECTPDDPASPAAEAGIKPGDVIVSVDGQPVSTFAEATTIVQAAPGETLDMVVRRDGAEKSLRLTPIAAERTITDASGQPVLDDAGKPVVKEVGYVGMGAQMGYVQQPLTAGPEMAADSTARVASMIVTLPVRLWDVGVSLVTGGERDPNGPLSVVGVGRLAGEVAATDAPILNRFAFLLGLLGSLNIALFVFNLIPLLPLDGGHIVVALWDGIKRAWAKLFRRPPPAPVDATKLVPLTVVVAVLLIAMGALLLVADLFNPVNLLG from the coding sequence GTGGAATTCCTGCTCTATCTGGCCGGCATCCTGTTCATGCTGATCGGCCTCGGGCTGTCGATCGGCCTGCATGAGGTCGGGCATCTCGTCCCCGCGAAGCTCTTCGGCGTGCGCGTCGGTCAGTACATGATCGGCTTCGGCCCGCGGCTGTGGTCTCGGCGCATCGGCGAGACGGAGTACGGGTTCAAGCTGCTTCCGCTGGGGGGCTTCATCTCGATGTCGGGCATGTACCCGGCGTCGAAGAGCTCCGGTCCGGCCTCCGGCGTCTTCCGCTCATTGATCCAGGATGCGCGTAGCGCGAACGACGAGACCATCGCGGAGGGCGCGGAGGATCGGGTCTTCTACCGCCTGCCCGTGTGGAAGCGCGTGGTCGTGATGCTCGGCGGTCCCGCCATGAACCTCGTGCTCGCCACGGTGATCTTCACCGTGCTGCTGTCAGGGATCGGCCTGCAGCAGGGAACCACCACGATCGCATCGGTGACCGAATGCGTGGTGCCCGCGGGCTCGACGGCGACCGAGTGCACACCGGATGACCCGGCCTCACCCGCCGCGGAAGCCGGGATCAAGCCGGGAGATGTCATCGTGTCCGTCGACGGACAGCCGGTGTCGACGTTCGCCGAGGCCACCACGATCGTGCAGGCGGCACCGGGCGAGACGCTCGACATGGTGGTGCGACGTGATGGGGCGGAGAAGTCGCTGCGTCTCACGCCGATCGCGGCAGAGCGCACGATCACCGACGCCAGCGGCCAGCCGGTCCTCGACGACGCGGGAAAGCCTGTCGTCAAGGAGGTCGGCTATGTCGGGATGGGGGCGCAGATGGGCTACGTGCAGCAGCCCCTCACCGCCGGCCCCGAGATGGCCGCGGACAGCACCGCTCGGGTAGCATCCATGATCGTCACGCTCCCTGTGCGTCTGTGGGACGTCGGCGTCTCCCTCGTCACCGGCGGAGAACGCGACCCGAATGGACCGCTGAGCGTCGTCGGGGTCGGACGCCTTGCAGGTGAGGTCGCCGCGACCGATGCGCCCATCCTCAACAGGTTCGCCTTCCTGCTCGGTCTGCTGGGCTCGCTGAACATCGCGCTGTTCGTCTTCAACCTCATCCCGCTGCTCCCGCTCGACGGTGGTCACATCGTCGTCGCGCTGTGGGACGGTATCAAGCGCGCGTGGGCCAAGCTCTTCCGCAGGCCGCCCCCGGCGCCCGTCGATGCGACGAAGCTCGTGCCGCTGACCGTGGTCGTCGCGGTGCTTCTGATCGCGATGGGAGCGCTGCTGCTCGTCGCCGATCTGTTCAACCCGGTGAATCTTCTCGGCTGA
- a CDS encoding YciI family protein: MKYVIMFTSTPEHDAAVSPEVAQDVYARVYQWFQDNADSIEDSGAELQPVDAATTVRHGATGAVVVDGPFTEAREAVGGFTLIDVADLDAAIALARTWPMLELEGTSVEIRPIVTDYSQFEQ, translated from the coding sequence ATGAAGTACGTCATCATGTTCACATCCACCCCCGAGCACGACGCCGCCGTCTCGCCGGAGGTCGCTCAAGACGTGTACGCGCGTGTCTACCAGTGGTTCCAGGACAATGCCGACTCGATCGAGGACAGCGGCGCAGAACTGCAGCCGGTTGATGCGGCGACCACCGTGCGACACGGGGCCACGGGCGCAGTCGTCGTCGACGGTCCCTTCACGGAGGCCCGTGAGGCCGTCGGCGGCTTCACTCTCATCGATGTGGCCGACCTCGACGCCGCGATCGCCCTGGCGCGGACGTGGCCGATGCTCGAGCTCGAGGGCACCTCGGTCGAGATCCGTCCGATCGTGACGGACTACAGCCAGTTCGAGCAGTGA